A single region of the Pseudomonas sp. VD-NE ins genome encodes:
- the htpG gene encoding molecular chaperone HtpG has translation MSVETQKETLGFQTEVKQLLHLMIHSLYSNKEIFLRELISNASDAVDKLRFEALAKPELLEGGADLKIRVSFDKDAKTVTLEDNGIGMNRDDVITHLGTIAKSGTADFMKNLSGDQKKDSHLIGQFGVGFYSAFIVADQVDVYSRRAGTPASEGVHWSSKGEGEFEVATIDKPERGTRIVLHLKAAEDEFADGWRLRNIIKKYSDHIALPIELPKEAAAAEGEEAPAVEWETVNRASALWTRPRTEVKDEEYQEFYKHIAHDFENPLAWSHNKVEGKLEYSSLLYVPARAPFDLYQREAPKGLKLYVQRVFVMDQAESFLPLYLRFIKGVVDSNDLSLNVSREILQKDPIIDSMKTALTKRVLDMLEKLAKNEPEQYKGFWKNFGQVMKEGPAEDFANKEKIAGLLRFASTNGDDGEQIVGLADYLARAKEGQDKIYYLTGETYAQVKNSPHLEVFRKKGIEVLLLTDRIDEWLMSYLSEFDGKTFVDVARGDLDLGNLDSEEDKKAAEEVAKSKEGLVERLKTALGDSVAEVRVSHRLTDSPAILAIGEQDLGLQMRQILEASGQKVPDSKPIFEFNPSHPLIEKLDGEQSEERFGDLSHILFDQAALAAGDSLKDPAAYVRRLNKLLVELSV, from the coding sequence ATGAGTGTGGAAACTCAAAAGGAAACCCTGGGCTTCCAGACCGAGGTAAAGCAACTGCTGCACCTCATGATCCATTCGCTGTATTCCAACAAGGAAATCTTCCTTCGCGAATTGATCTCGAACGCCTCTGACGCTGTAGATAAATTGCGCTTCGAAGCCCTGGCCAAGCCAGAGTTGCTTGAAGGCGGCGCTGACCTGAAAATCCGTGTGAGCTTCGACAAGGACGCCAAGACCGTCACCCTCGAAGACAACGGTATCGGTATGAACCGTGACGATGTGATCACCCACCTGGGGACCATCGCCAAATCCGGCACCGCCGATTTCATGAAAAATCTTTCGGGCGATCAGAAGAAAGATTCGCACCTGATCGGCCAGTTCGGTGTGGGCTTCTATTCCGCCTTCATCGTTGCCGACCAGGTTGACGTGTACTCCCGTCGCGCCGGCACTCCAGCCAGCGAAGGCGTGCACTGGTCGTCGAAAGGCGAGGGCGAGTTCGAAGTCGCCACCATCGACAAACCAGAGCGCGGCACCCGCATCGTTCTGCACCTGAAAGCTGCAGAAGACGAATTCGCCGATGGCTGGCGTCTGCGCAACATCATCAAGAAGTATTCCGACCACATTGCTTTGCCGATCGAGCTGCCGAAAGAAGCTGCAGCTGCCGAAGGTGAAGAGGCTCCGGCCGTTGAATGGGAAACCGTCAACCGCGCCAGTGCACTGTGGACCCGTCCGCGCACTGAAGTGAAGGACGAGGAATACCAGGAGTTCTACAAGCACATCGCTCACGACTTTGAAAATCCGCTGGCCTGGAGCCACAACAAAGTCGAAGGCAAGCTCGAATACAGCTCGCTGCTGTACGTACCGGCCCGCGCACCGTTCGACCTGTACCAGCGTGAAGCGCCGAAAGGCCTGAAGCTGTACGTGCAACGCGTGTTCGTCATGGATCAGGCCGAGTCGTTCCTGCCGCTGTACCTGCGCTTCATCAAAGGCGTGGTCGATTCCAATGACCTGTCGCTGAACGTGTCGCGTGAAATCCTGCAGAAAGACCCGATCATCGATTCGATGAAGACCGCGCTGACCAAGCGCGTGCTCGACATGCTGGAAAAACTGGCGAAAAACGAACCTGAGCAATACAAAGGCTTCTGGAAAAACTTCGGTCAGGTCATGAAAGAAGGCCCGGCAGAAGATTTCGCCAACAAGGAAAAAATTGCCGGTCTGCTGCGTTTCGCATCGACCAACGGCGACGACGGCGAGCAGATCGTTGGTCTGGCCGACTACCTGGCGCGCGCCAAGGAAGGTCAGGACAAGATCTACTACCTCACCGGCGAAACCTACGCACAGGTCAAGAACAGCCCGCACCTGGAAGTCTTCCGCAAGAAAGGCATCGAAGTGTTGCTGCTGACCGACCGCATCGATGAGTGGCTGATGAGCTACCTCAGCGAGTTCGACGGCAAGACTTTTGTCGACGTGGCACGCGGTGATCTCGATCTGGGCAACCTGGACTCGGAAGAGGACAAGAAAGCCGCAGAAGAAGTCGCCAAGTCCAAAGAAGGTCTGGTCGAGCGTCTGAAAACCGCGCTGGGCGATTCCGTGGCTGAAGTGCGGGTTTCCCATCGACTGACCGATTCGCCGGCCATCCTGGCCATCGGCGAACAGGATCTGGGTCTGCAAATGCGTCAGATCCTCGAAGCCAGCGGGCAGAAGGTTCCGGATTCGAAGCCGATCTTCGAATTCAACCCAAGCCACCCGCTGATCGAGAAACTCGACGGCGAGCAGAGCGAAGAGCGTTTTGGCGACCTGTCGCACATCCTCTTCGATCAGGCTGCGCTGGCGGCTGGTGACAGCTTGAAAGATCCGGCCGCTTATGTGCGCCGTCTGAACAAGCTGCTGGTTGAACTGTCGGTTTAA
- a CDS encoding amidohydrolase family protein, whose protein sequence is MPTSWRLLVSLYRLSLACLLLLAGNVSAREYTYSDAHLHYVDFFQESAGMAKLLTAMKDGSVEHVMISGIPVAKKWHEDEPKRPRYYAGDDADAYWYSATDVIVADAVQKLSAEQRQYFHPFLSGFNPNDKNSAAHIQRMLDLYPGLWQGIGEVFTRHDDLTALTSGDTPRANNEAMTKIYHLAAENDLPVMLHSNITSKREKNPLYLKEIEEPLRNHPHTRFIWAHAGTSAEIHRHQTQLSFLLPTLTRMLEAYPNLFIDLSWSMLTPYLLDEQGKPRPEWLALVEKYPERFMLGSDVVGRFNKLGEEMRSFKPFLDALPEDVAKKVARDNFLAILPRTVLKSEKTTLNR, encoded by the coding sequence ATGCCTACTTCCTGGAGATTACTTGTGTCCCTGTATCGTTTGAGTCTTGCCTGCCTTCTGTTGCTTGCCGGCAACGTCAGCGCCCGCGAATACACCTACAGCGACGCGCACTTGCATTACGTGGATTTTTTCCAGGAAAGCGCCGGCATGGCGAAATTGCTGACGGCGATGAAGGACGGTTCCGTCGAGCACGTGATGATTTCCGGTATTCCGGTGGCGAAGAAGTGGCATGAAGACGAACCCAAGCGACCGCGCTATTACGCAGGTGATGACGCTGACGCCTATTGGTACAGCGCAACCGATGTGATCGTTGCCGATGCCGTGCAAAAGCTGAGCGCCGAGCAGCGCCAGTACTTTCATCCGTTTTTGTCCGGCTTCAATCCAAACGACAAGAACTCCGCCGCGCACATCCAGCGCATGCTCGATCTGTACCCGGGGCTGTGGCAGGGCATCGGCGAGGTGTTCACCCGGCATGACGATCTCACCGCGCTGACGTCCGGCGACACGCCGCGGGCCAACAATGAAGCGATGACCAAGATCTATCATCTGGCTGCCGAGAACGATCTGCCGGTGATGCTGCATTCCAACATCACTTCCAAGCGTGAGAAAAATCCGCTGTACCTGAAGGAAATCGAAGAGCCGCTGCGTAATCACCCACACACGCGATTCATTTGGGCTCACGCCGGCACCAGCGCTGAAATCCATCGGCATCAGACGCAACTGAGTTTCTTGCTGCCAACCCTGACGCGCATGCTTGAGGCGTATCCCAATCTTTTTATCGATCTGTCATGGAGCATGCTCACACCGTATCTGCTGGATGAGCAGGGTAAACCTCGACCGGAATGGTTGGCGTTGGTCGAGAAATACCCCGAACGCTTCATGCTTGGCTCCGATGTGGTGGGACGTTTCAACAAGCTCGGTGAGGAAATGCGCAGCTTCAAGCCGTTCCTTGATGCGTTGCCCGAGGACGTTGCGAAAAAAGTCGCTCGGGATAACTTCCTGGCGATCTTGCCGCGAACGGTGCTCAAGTCCGAGAAAACTACGCTGAATCGTTAA
- a CDS encoding MAPEG family protein — MSIPFWCVFITALLIYIARMPVGKAMKEQGGYNNHLPRQQQAQLTGYGARALAAHQNTIEAFMLFAVGVLMAHTTQTAGWLIDTLAIVFVIARILYLWLYLADQPKLRSLVWVVGLLCSLLLMISPTFRTVLL, encoded by the coding sequence ATGAGTATTCCGTTCTGGTGTGTGTTTATCACTGCGCTGTTGATTTACATCGCGCGTATGCCGGTGGGCAAGGCGATGAAAGAGCAGGGCGGTTACAACAACCACTTGCCGCGCCAGCAACAAGCGCAATTGACTGGCTACGGCGCGCGGGCACTGGCTGCGCATCAGAATACGATTGAAGCGTTCATGTTGTTCGCGGTCGGTGTATTGATGGCGCACACCACTCAGACGGCAGGATGGCTGATCGATACGTTGGCAATCGTTTTTGTTATCGCGCGGATCCTCTACTTGTGGCTCTATCTGGCCGACCAGCCCAAGCTGCGCAGCCTGGTTTGGGTAGTTGGCTTACTGTGCTCGCTGTTACTGATGATTAGTCCGACTTTTAGAACGGTCTTGCTCTAA
- a CDS encoding dienelactone hydrolase family protein, translating into MSQVTVRSVVYQIDGQPYEGRMAFDAEHKGARPGLLMAPNWMGVSAGAEEIAKSVAAKGYVVLIADVYGQAVRPQNADQAGAAMMPLKNDRALLRTRMQAAFEQLQKQGEAAVDTSKLAVFGFCFGGCCALDLARTGAPVKAAVSFHGTLDSPNPADAQNIKGSVLVLHGAADPLVPKEQLPAFEDEMNAAKVDWQLLSYGGAVHSFTDPHANVPGKMMYDAKTAKRAFKSMHDLLDEVFKG; encoded by the coding sequence ATGAGCCAAGTCACTGTACGTTCCGTGGTCTATCAGATTGACGGCCAGCCTTATGAAGGTCGCATGGCGTTCGATGCCGAGCACAAGGGCGCGCGTCCGGGTTTGTTGATGGCGCCGAACTGGATGGGCGTTAGCGCCGGTGCCGAAGAGATCGCCAAGTCGGTCGCGGCCAAGGGCTACGTGGTGTTGATTGCTGACGTTTATGGTCAGGCGGTGCGTCCGCAGAATGCTGATCAGGCGGGCGCGGCGATGATGCCGTTGAAGAATGATCGTGCGCTGCTGCGCACGCGTATGCAGGCGGCGTTCGAGCAGTTGCAGAAGCAGGGCGAAGCCGCAGTCGATACGTCGAAACTGGCGGTGTTTGGTTTCTGCTTCGGCGGGTGCTGTGCGCTGGATCTGGCCCGCACGGGGGCGCCGGTGAAGGCGGCGGTGTCGTTCCATGGCACGCTGGACTCGCCGAACCCGGCGGATGCGCAGAACATCAAGGGCTCGGTGCTGGTGCTGCACGGTGCTGCAGATCCGTTGGTGCCGAAAGAGCAGTTGCCGGCGTTTGAAGACGAGATGAATGCCGCGAAAGTCGATTGGCAGTTGCTCAGCTATGGCGGCGCGGTGCATTCGTTTACCGATCCGCATGCCAATGTGCCTGGCAAGATGATGTACGACGCGAAGACCGCCAAGCGTGCGTTCAAGTCGATGCATGATTTGCTGGATGAAGTGTTTAAGGGCTGA
- a CDS encoding PaaI family thioesterase gives MAENPVFERATRFLSALRHCQVLGLRVYSASSEGLTVILPYSTKIVGNPQTGVIHGGAITSLMDTACGMSTLCVLPEFEVCPTLDLRIDYMHAAEPDKDVYGFAQCYRVTTDVIFARGFAYQDDPERPIAHVVGTFMRMGKGLKGTKGFGGAIKGEGQ, from the coding sequence ATGGCCGAAAACCCCGTTTTTGAGCGCGCGACGCGGTTTCTCTCCGCGCTGCGACACTGTCAGGTGCTCGGATTGCGCGTGTACAGCGCGTCCAGCGAAGGGCTTACGGTGATCCTTCCGTACAGCACGAAAATTGTAGGTAATCCACAGACCGGGGTTATTCACGGCGGCGCAATCACCTCGTTGATGGACACCGCCTGCGGAATGTCCACACTGTGCGTTTTGCCGGAATTCGAGGTCTGCCCGACGCTCGACCTGCGCATCGACTACATGCATGCCGCCGAACCCGATAAAGATGTGTATGGCTTTGCTCAGTGCTACCGGGTGACCACCGACGTGATCTTCGCTCGCGGTTTCGCCTATCAGGACGATCCCGAGCGGCCGATCGCCCATGTGGTCGGTACGTTCATGCGCATGGGCAAGGGCCTCAAAGGCACCAAAGGCTTTGGCGGTGCGATCAAGGGAGAAGGGCAATGA
- the brnQ gene encoding branched-chain amino acid transport system II carrier protein, which yields MKVLKGQDILALGFMTFALFVGAGNIIFPPIVGLQAGPHVWMAALGFLITAVGLPVITVVALAKVGGAMDALSSPIGKIAGGILAAACYLAVGPLFATPRTATVSFEVGLAPLTGESPLALFLYSSVYFLLVFFISLYPGRLLDTVGRFLAPLKIIALAVLGIAAFALPAGDIGQGTPEYVAAPFSQGFINGYLTMDTLGALVFGIVIVNAIRSRGVESPALITRYAIIAGLIAGVGLALVYVSLFRLGSGSHEVAVGATNGAAVLHAYVQHTFGSLGSGFLAVLISLACLVTAVGLTCACAEYFSRVLPLSYKTLVIILAAFSLLVSNLGLTKLIAFSIPVLTAIYPPCIVLVALSFCKDFWHEHGRILGPVMLVSFVFGTIDALKGAGLAGWMPSQLSHLPLSEQGLAWLVPCVMTLVVAVVCDRLLGKRSEAVA from the coding sequence ATGAAAGTTTTGAAAGGTCAGGACATCCTGGCACTTGGCTTTATGACGTTTGCCCTGTTCGTTGGGGCTGGCAACATCATTTTCCCGCCTATCGTGGGCTTGCAGGCCGGACCTCACGTCTGGATGGCCGCGCTGGGCTTCCTGATCACTGCGGTGGGGTTGCCGGTGATCACTGTCGTTGCACTGGCCAAGGTCGGTGGGGCGATGGATGCGCTAAGCAGCCCGATCGGCAAGATTGCTGGCGGCATTCTGGCGGCAGCGTGCTACCTGGCGGTCGGCCCGTTGTTCGCCACCCCGCGTACCGCGACCGTATCCTTTGAAGTAGGCTTGGCGCCGCTGACCGGCGAAAGCCCGCTGGCACTGTTCCTCTACAGCTCGGTGTACTTCCTGCTGGTGTTCTTCATCTCGCTCTACCCTGGGCGTTTGCTGGACACTGTCGGCCGTTTCCTCGCGCCGCTGAAAATCATCGCACTGGCAGTTCTCGGCATCGCTGCATTCGCCTTGCCGGCAGGTGACATCGGCCAAGGCACGCCGGAATACGTGGCGGCACCGTTCTCCCAAGGCTTTATCAATGGTTACCTGACCATGGATACCCTGGGTGCACTGGTGTTCGGCATCGTTATCGTTAATGCGATCCGCTCCCGTGGCGTCGAGTCGCCGGCGCTGATCACCCGTTACGCGATCATCGCCGGGCTGATTGCCGGTGTCGGTCTGGCGCTGGTGTATGTCAGCCTGTTCCGCCTCGGTTCCGGCAGCCACGAAGTGGCCGTGGGCGCGACCAACGGCGCGGCGGTACTGCACGCGTATGTGCAACACACCTTCGGTTCGCTGGGCAGCGGTTTCCTCGCGGTACTGATCTCGCTGGCGTGTCTGGTGACGGCGGTCGGTCTGACTTGCGCCTGTGCCGAATACTTCAGCCGTGTGCTGCCACTGTCCTACAAGACTCTGGTGATCATTCTGGCGGCGTTCTCGCTTCTGGTGTCCAACCTGGGCCTGACCAAGCTGATTGCTTTCTCGATTCCGGTGCTGACTGCGATTTATCCGCCGTGCATCGTGCTGGTGGCACTGAGCTTCTGCAAAGACTTCTGGCATGAGCACGGCCGCATTCTCGGTCCGGTGATGCTGGTGTCGTTCGTGTTCGGCACCATCGACGCGCTGAAAGGCGCCGGTCTGGCCGGCTGGATGCCATCGCAGTTGTCGCACCTGCCACTGAGCGAGCAGGGCCTGGCATGGCTGGTGCCATGCGTGATGACCCTGGTGGTTGCAGTGGTTTGCGATCGCCTGCTGGGCAAGCGCAGCGAAGCCGTTGCCTGA
- a CDS encoding OsmC family protein, with amino-acid sequence MTVTVNTVSAEGFRHTVQIDDHELFADVPKSAGGEGSAPEPHDYFDAALGACKALTLKMYAKKKDIPLTGVGVDVKRDNSEEQKGKYVLHVTLTLKGVLTDAQREELLRVADRCPIHKLMTTSEVTIETHAPQGFDSQ; translated from the coding sequence ATGACCGTTACCGTCAATACCGTCTCCGCTGAAGGTTTTCGTCACACCGTACAGATTGATGACCACGAACTGTTTGCCGACGTGCCGAAATCGGCCGGCGGCGAAGGCTCGGCGCCTGAGCCGCACGATTACTTCGATGCCGCCCTCGGCGCCTGCAAAGCGCTGACCCTGAAGATGTACGCGAAGAAGAAAGATATCCCGCTGACTGGCGTCGGGGTCGACGTCAAACGCGACAACAGCGAAGAGCAGAAAGGCAAATACGTCTTGCACGTCACCCTTACTCTCAAAGGCGTCCTGACCGACGCCCAGCGCGAGGAACTGCTGCGCGTCGCCGACCGCTGCCCGATCCACAAGCTGATGACCACCAGCGAAGTGACAATCGAAACCCACGCCCCGCAAGGTTTTGATAGCCAGTAA
- a CDS encoding PaaI family thioesterase yields MSDDLKHQLQQAHAQGDYAPLLQLIPYAGLIGIECSRVGDELLFKLPANKDNIGNPLLPAIHGGVIAGFMELAAALHLLIFTGAPGVPKIIDFSLDYLRAGQFRDTWAKCQVCRQGRRVANVAITAWQSTESEPIATARAHFKIDEPLKS; encoded by the coding sequence ATGAGCGACGACCTGAAACATCAGTTGCAGCAGGCTCACGCTCAGGGCGACTACGCGCCGCTGTTGCAGTTGATTCCCTACGCCGGGCTGATCGGCATCGAATGCTCACGCGTCGGCGATGAATTACTGTTCAAACTCCCTGCGAACAAGGACAACATTGGTAACCCTTTGTTGCCGGCGATTCACGGCGGGGTGATTGCCGGGTTCATGGAGCTGGCTGCCGCCCTGCATCTGTTGATCTTCACCGGCGCACCGGGCGTGCCGAAGATTATCGATTTTTCCCTCGATTACCTGCGTGCCGGGCAGTTTCGCGACACCTGGGCCAAGTGTCAGGTCTGCCGCCAGGGCCGACGCGTCGCCAACGTCGCGATCACTGCCTGGCAAAGTACCGAAAGCGAACCGATTGCCACTGCGCGTGCTCACTTCAAAATCGATGAGCCCTTGAAATCCTGA
- a CDS encoding DUF599 domain-containing protein — protein sequence MSFIQANLIHLLAAVWFVICWGGYTRYASWKGRDTACLASVLHLYREDWMRRMLLRDNRIADASVIGNLERNASFFASSTLIILAGILTVLGASERAVSLLADIPMVQQASQGMSEIKLLCLAMVFVYAFFTFSWCMRQYNFAAVLVGSAPMIGERHVSEQERKAFAARAARVISMAANQFNFGLRSYYFGMTMLAWFVSPWLFMLMSAGVVLVLYRREFHSDVLDVMVYTPTEAPIPETNKEVA from the coding sequence ATGTCGTTCATCCAAGCCAACCTGATCCACCTGCTCGCCGCTGTCTGGTTTGTCATCTGCTGGGGCGGTTACACCCGTTATGCCTCCTGGAAGGGCCGCGATACAGCGTGTCTGGCCAGCGTGCTGCACCTGTACCGCGAAGACTGGATGCGCCGTATGCTCCTGCGTGACAACCGCATCGCCGACGCCAGCGTGATCGGTAATCTTGAGCGCAACGCTTCGTTCTTCGCCTCCAGCACGTTGATCATCCTCGCCGGTATTCTCACTGTGCTTGGCGCATCTGAGCGGGCAGTGTCGCTGCTGGCCGATATTCCGATGGTGCAACAGGCGTCGCAGGGCATGTCGGAAATCAAGTTGTTGTGTCTGGCGATGGTGTTCGTCTATGCCTTCTTCACCTTTAGCTGGTGCATGCGTCAGTACAATTTTGCGGCGGTTTTGGTCGGCTCGGCGCCAATGATCGGTGAGCGACATGTTTCCGAACAGGAGCGCAAGGCGTTCGCTGCGCGGGCGGCGCGAGTGATTTCGATGGCGGCCAACCAGTTCAACTTCGGGCTGCGCTCATACTACTTCGGCATGACCATGCTCGCGTGGTTCGTCAGCCCATGGTTGTTCATGCTGATGAGCGCCGGTGTGGTATTGGTCTTGTACCGCCGCGAGTTTCATTCCGACGTTCTCGATGTCATGGTCTATACCCCTACAGAAGCCCCCATTCCCGAGACAAACAAAGAGGTCGCTTGA
- a CDS encoding pirin family protein, translating to MDTQPLIIRPRAEDVEGQPILRPLPSAKCRSVGPFVFFDHMLETVYPTGKGMNIRQHPHIGLSTLTYLFEGQIQHKDSLGSDQVVAAGDVSWMTAGSAIAHVERTPEPLWDQSFTMHGLQIWLASPKNHEQGPGHYSHHPAATLPVSDNLGVQIRMIAGSGFCLESPVPVLSPTLYAEVKMQTATTLLIPTEHEERAVYVLSGDALLNGEVIEPHTLVVLPAGQEMSLFAESDVHAVVFGGAPLDGPRRINWNFVASDPAAIDEARRKWPAGDWPTVPGEIERIELPR from the coding sequence ATGGACACGCAACCTCTGATCATCCGCCCGCGCGCCGAAGACGTCGAAGGCCAGCCGATTCTGCGCCCGTTGCCGTCAGCCAAATGCCGCAGCGTGGGGCCTTTCGTGTTTTTTGATCACATGCTCGAGACGGTTTATCCGACGGGCAAAGGCATGAACATCCGACAGCACCCGCACATCGGTCTGTCGACGCTCACGTATTTGTTTGAAGGGCAGATTCAGCACAAGGACAGCCTCGGCTCGGATCAGGTTGTTGCCGCTGGCGATGTCAGCTGGATGACCGCCGGCAGCGCGATTGCGCATGTTGAACGCACGCCTGAGCCGTTGTGGGACCAGAGCTTCACCATGCACGGCTTGCAGATCTGGCTGGCATCGCCCAAGAATCATGAACAAGGTCCCGGGCATTACAGCCATCACCCGGCGGCGACCTTGCCGGTCAGCGATAACCTCGGCGTACAGATTCGCATGATTGCCGGGTCAGGCTTTTGCCTGGAATCGCCAGTGCCGGTGCTTTCTCCTACGTTGTATGCGGAAGTTAAGATGCAAACGGCGACCACCCTGCTGATTCCGACCGAGCATGAAGAGCGGGCGGTGTATGTTTTGAGCGGAGATGCGCTGTTGAATGGCGAAGTGATCGAACCGCATACGCTGGTGGTGCTGCCGGCTGGGCAAGAGATGAGCTTGTTCGCCGAAAGCGATGTACACGCGGTGGTGTTCGGCGGCGCGCCGCTGGACGGGCCGCGGCGGATCAACTGGAATTTTGTTGCGAGCGACCCGGCGGCGATTGATGAGGCACGGCGTAAATGGCCGGCCGGGGATTGGCCGACGGTGCCGGGGGAAATTGAGCGGATCGAGTTGCCGCGTTAA
- a CDS encoding methyl-accepting chemotaxis protein, whose product MSIRSLNIAPRAGLGFGLLALMVFALGAFALLQMSNMRAQSDEVDNNWLPSVMAVGEMSQDMLRLRALTMRLLLNRDPQALEQNVTKLNELRGVLSEAQQRYDVLIVLPEERKLFDRFKVAEHQYLEFQAQVMQLSAQNRVEEAATILNGQMSPLADEIAVILRELVELNKHNANLATEAARLVFINSRVWVGVMIGITALITIGLALLLTRSIVLPLAQSLGVAEVVAGGDLTGDIRISGKDEPARLLHALKSMQHNLRDTIRQISESSSQLASASEELSCVTEDATRGLHQQSLEIEQAATAVNQMTAAVEEVASNAVATSEASRESDRIAQHGREQVHQTVLSIESLADDVTANATQVEDLAQKVYSISKVLDVIRSIAEQTNLLALNAAIEAARAGDAGRGFAVVADEVRALAHRTQQSTQEIEQMIGGIQQGTDSAVSSMQQSNVRARSTLELAKAAGVALEEIASAFTLINERNLVIASASEEQAAVAREVDRNLMNIRDLAMQTSAGANQTSAASQELSRLAVDLNSMVAKFSV is encoded by the coding sequence ATGAGTATCCGTAGTCTCAATATTGCCCCGCGCGCCGGCCTCGGTTTTGGCTTGTTGGCGTTGATGGTATTTGCCCTTGGGGCGTTCGCTTTGCTGCAAATGTCGAACATGCGCGCTCAGTCCGACGAGGTCGACAACAACTGGTTGCCGAGCGTGATGGCGGTGGGTGAGATGAGCCAGGACATGTTGCGCCTGCGCGCACTGACCATGCGCCTGTTGCTCAATCGCGATCCGCAGGCGCTTGAACAGAATGTCACCAAGCTCAATGAACTGCGTGGCGTACTCAGTGAAGCCCAGCAGCGATATGACGTGCTGATCGTATTGCCCGAGGAGCGCAAACTGTTTGATCGTTTCAAAGTCGCCGAGCACCAATATCTGGAGTTTCAGGCGCAGGTGATGCAGTTGTCTGCGCAGAATCGGGTGGAGGAGGCTGCAACCATTCTCAACGGCCAGATGAGCCCGTTGGCCGATGAGATTGCGGTGATTCTGCGTGAACTGGTCGAACTGAATAAACACAACGCCAATCTCGCCACCGAAGCGGCGCGGCTGGTGTTCATCAATTCGCGGGTGTGGGTCGGGGTGATGATCGGCATCACCGCGTTGATCACCATCGGCTTGGCGCTGCTGTTGACGCGCAGCATCGTGCTGCCGCTGGCGCAGTCGTTGGGCGTGGCCGAGGTAGTGGCCGGTGGTGACCTGACCGGCGATATCCGCATCAGCGGCAAGGACGAGCCGGCGCGACTGCTGCACGCGCTCAAGAGCATGCAGCACAACCTGCGCGACACGATTCGGCAAATCTCCGAGTCTTCAAGTCAATTGGCCTCGGCCTCGGAAGAGCTGAGTTGCGTCACGGAAGACGCTACGCGCGGGTTGCACCAGCAGAGCCTGGAAATCGAACAGGCGGCCACGGCGGTCAATCAGATGACAGCTGCAGTGGAGGAAGTTGCCAGCAATGCGGTGGCAACGTCAGAAGCGTCGCGGGAATCCGATCGTATTGCCCAGCATGGTCGCGAACAGGTGCATCAAACGGTGTTGTCCATCGAATCGCTGGCCGATGATGTGACGGCCAATGCGACCCAGGTGGAGGATCTGGCGCAGAAGGTCTACAGCATCAGCAAAGTGCTGGACGTGATTCGTTCGATTGCCGAGCAGACCAATCTGCTCGCATTGAATGCTGCGATTGAAGCCGCGCGGGCCGGAGATGCCGGGCGCGGCTTTGCTGTGGTCGCGGATGAGGTGCGGGCGTTGGCCCATCGCACGCAGCAATCGACGCAAGAGATCGAGCAGATGATTGGCGGCATTCAGCAGGGCACCGATTCGGCGGTCAGTTCGATGCAGCAGAGTAATGTGCGGGCGCGCTCAACATTGGAGCTGGCCAAGGCTGCTGGTGTGGCGCTGGAGGAAATCGCCTCCGCGTTTACCTTGATCAACGAGCGCAACCTGGTGATTGCCAGTGCCTCGGAGGAGCAGGCAGCGGTGGCGCGGGAGGTGGATCGCAATC